The Lentzea guizhouensis genome contains a region encoding:
- a CDS encoding carboxyl transferase domain-containing protein, whose translation MRPPSHTKRSLRRFAVLLVANRGEVAVRVLRAAADLGIRTVAVYAEDDAASLHVTLADRAVALRGPSPYLDVDQVLAAADGCQAVHPGWGFLAENAEFARACQARGLTFVGPSPEVLELLGDKRRARELAASLGIPVLDAVPGELPVMVKAVAGGGGKGMRAVHRAEDLDSAVEACRAEALAAFGNGDVYFERLLPSARHIEVQLVGTAVIGDRDCSLQLRHQKVVEIAPAPLLDLALRKALHTAAASLASAVGYTGVGTVEYLVAGDAFYFMEANPRLQVEHTVTEMVSGVDLVRTQLLLAWGGDVDYTPLDRGSAVQLRVNQTSGGTLSVFQPPSGPGVRVDTHAYPGYRVGTRYDGLLAKLVVHGEDLDVALNRARRALGEFRIDGVSTNLEFLRTLLTRDVVGATTDFITDEPADGMRAPLAGTVVAVSADSVVLEAMKMQHVVRVSGDVLVSVGDTVGAQLLASGVGESTEDAAPVDLSVVRPDLAEVLARHDFDRPSSAARRHASGGRTARENIADLCTEFVEYGGLAIAAQRARRPLAELIERTPADGMVAGVGVVNGQRIVAMSYDYAVLAGTQGLRNHQKKDRLFALAQQENLPVVLFAEGGGGRPGDTDHSMVSGLDCGSFHAFAQLSGQVPLVGVVAGRCFAGNAVLLGTCDVIIAVEGANIGMGGPAMIEGGGLGRFRPEDIGPLDVQVPNGVVDIVVASEEEAVTVARKYLSYFQAPAGSQPPAGSHASAGVPRPSAQPSPTREGGPLESIVPDSTDNSGSWKCADQRLLRHAVPENRLRAYDVRALIDTLADTGSVLELRGGFGKGIVTALVRVEGRPLGLIANDPTVLGGAIDADAADKCARFLQLCDAFDLPVVSLCDTPGFMVGPDAERTATVRHLTRMVVTGANLTVPFGLVVTRKAYGLGAQAMAAGSLKVPQFAISWPTGEFGPMGLEGAVKLGFKRELDAVEDPAERQQRYDQMVAAAYEHGKALNVASVFEIDDVIDPADTRRWIATALAPSASRSHGKKRPFIDTW comes from the coding sequence ATGCGACCGCCGTCACATACTAAGCGGTCGCTCAGGAGGTTCGCAGTGCTGCTCGTCGCCAACCGGGGTGAGGTCGCCGTCCGCGTGCTGCGCGCGGCAGCTGACCTCGGCATACGCACCGTGGCGGTGTACGCGGAGGACGACGCCGCGTCGCTGCACGTGACGCTGGCGGACCGGGCCGTCGCGCTGCGTGGACCGTCGCCGTACCTGGACGTCGACCAGGTGCTGGCCGCGGCGGACGGGTGCCAGGCCGTGCACCCCGGCTGGGGCTTCCTGGCCGAGAACGCGGAGTTCGCGCGGGCGTGCCAAGCCCGTGGCCTGACGTTCGTCGGACCGTCACCCGAGGTGCTGGAGCTGCTCGGCGACAAGCGGCGGGCCCGCGAGCTGGCGGCGTCACTCGGCATCCCGGTGCTCGACGCGGTCCCCGGCGAGCTCCCGGTGATGGTGAAGGCCGTCGCGGGCGGTGGCGGCAAGGGCATGCGCGCGGTGCACCGCGCGGAAGACCTCGACAGCGCCGTCGAGGCGTGCCGGGCGGAGGCGCTGGCGGCGTTCGGGAACGGTGACGTCTACTTCGAACGCTTGCTGCCCTCCGCCCGGCACATCGAGGTGCAGCTGGTCGGGACGGCGGTGATCGGCGACCGCGACTGCTCGTTGCAGCTGCGGCACCAGAAGGTCGTCGAGATCGCGCCCGCTCCCCTGCTGGACCTGGCGCTGCGCAAGGCGCTGCACACGGCGGCCGCGTCGCTCGCCTCCGCCGTCGGCTACACCGGCGTCGGCACGGTCGAGTACCTGGTGGCCGGGGACGCGTTCTACTTCATGGAGGCCAACCCGCGGCTGCAAGTCGAGCACACCGTGACCGAGATGGTGTCCGGTGTGGACCTCGTGCGCACCCAGCTGCTGCTGGCGTGGGGCGGCGACGTCGACTACACGCCGCTCGACCGCGGTTCGGCCGTGCAGCTGCGGGTGAACCAGACCTCGGGCGGGACGCTGTCGGTCTTCCAACCGCCGTCCGGGCCGGGCGTTCGCGTCGACACCCACGCGTATCCCGGCTACCGGGTCGGCACGCGGTACGACGGGCTGCTCGCGAAGCTCGTCGTGCACGGCGAGGACCTGGACGTGGCGCTGAACCGGGCGCGGCGGGCGTTGGGCGAGTTCCGGATCGACGGGGTCTCCACGAACCTGGAGTTCCTGCGGACGTTGCTGACGCGGGACGTCGTCGGCGCCACCACGGACTTCATCACCGACGAACCGGCCGACGGGATGCGCGCGCCGCTGGCCGGGACCGTGGTCGCGGTGTCCGCGGACTCCGTGGTGCTGGAAGCGATGAAGATGCAGCACGTCGTGCGGGTGTCCGGCGACGTGCTGGTCTCGGTGGGCGACACGGTCGGCGCCCAGCTGCTCGCCTCCGGCGTTGGCGAGTCCACTGAGGACGCCGCCCCGGTGGATCTTTCCGTCGTGCGCCCGGACCTGGCCGAGGTGCTGGCACGGCACGACTTCGACCGGCCTTCCTCGGCTGCCCGGCGGCACGCGTCCGGTGGCCGGACCGCCCGGGAGAACATCGCGGACCTCTGCACCGAGTTCGTCGAGTACGGCGGTCTGGCGATCGCCGCCCAACGCGCGCGCCGGCCGTTGGCCGAGCTCATCGAACGCACGCCCGCCGACGGCATGGTGGCGGGCGTCGGCGTCGTGAACGGCCAGCGGATCGTGGCGATGTCCTACGACTACGCGGTGCTCGCCGGCACCCAGGGCCTGCGCAACCACCAGAAGAAGGACCGGCTGTTCGCGTTGGCGCAGCAGGAGAACCTGCCGGTGGTGCTGTTCGCGGAGGGCGGCGGCGGGCGGCCGGGCGACACCGACCACAGCATGGTCAGCGGTCTGGACTGCGGCTCTTTCCACGCCTTCGCGCAGCTCAGCGGCCAAGTGCCGCTGGTGGGCGTGGTCGCGGGCCGGTGTTTCGCCGGCAACGCGGTGCTGCTCGGCACGTGCGATGTGATCATCGCCGTCGAGGGCGCGAACATCGGCATGGGCGGCCCGGCGATGATCGAGGGCGGCGGGCTCGGCAGGTTCCGCCCCGAGGACATCGGCCCGTTGGACGTCCAGGTGCCCAACGGCGTCGTCGACATCGTGGTCGCCTCCGAGGAAGAAGCGGTCACCGTTGCCCGCAAGTACCTCTCGTACTTCCAAGCTCCGGCAGGCTCCCAGCCCCCGGCCGGCTCCCACGCTTCCGCAGGCGTCCCCCGCCCGAGCGCGCAGCCGTCGCCCACGCGCGAAGGGGGACCCCTTGAATCAATTGTCCCAGACAGCACCGACAATTCCGGTTCGTGGAAGTGCGCGGACCAGCGCCTGCTCCGCCACGCCGTCCCCGAGAACCGGCTGAGGGCCTACGACGTCCGCGCGCTGATCGACACGCTCGCCGACACCGGCTCCGTCCTGGAGCTCCGCGGCGGCTTCGGCAAGGGCATCGTCACCGCGCTCGTCCGCGTCGAGGGCCGGCCGCTCGGCCTCATCGCCAACGACCCCACCGTCCTCGGCGGCGCCATCGACGCCGACGCCGCCGACAAGTGCGCCCGGTTCCTGCAGCTGTGCGACGCGTTCGACCTCCCCGTCGTGAGCCTCTGCGACACGCCCGGTTTCATGGTCGGCCCGGACGCCGAACGCACCGCCACCGTCCGCCACCTCACCCGCATGGTCGTCACCGGCGCGAACCTGACCGTCCCCTTCGGACTCGTGGTGACCCGCAAGGCGTACGGCCTCGGCGCGCAGGCCATGGCGGCGGGCTCGCTGAAGGTCCCGCAGTTCGCCATCTCCTGGCCCACCGGCGAGTTCGGCCCGATGGGTCTCGAAGGCGCGGTGAAGCTCGGCTTCAAACGCGAGCTCGACGCCGTCGAGGACCCGGCCGAACGGCAACAGCGCTACGACCAGATGGTCGCGGCGGCTTACGAACACGGCAAAGCGCTCAACGTCGCCTCGGTCTTCGAGATCGACGACGTCATCGACCCCGCGGACACCCGCAGGTGGATCGCCACGGCGCTGGCCCCCTCAGCTTCCCGCTCGCACGGGAAGAAACGCCCGTTCATAGACACCTGGTGA
- the secA2 gene encoding accessory Sec system translocase SecA2 — protein MTTLMARFKQRMRRFAQKPASVDLAPFSAQLEDVEKHADAFKAFSDEELTAHAVKLREECTDTELVALTREAAERAIGQRPFDVQVLGALGMLSGLVVEMATGEGKTLAGAMAAAGFAIKGKRVHVVSVNDYLAQRDAEWMGPLYRLLGVEVGWLNGSSKPEERREAYQCEVTYAPVSEIGFDILRDRIVTRPDDLIVPEPEVALIDEADSVLVDEARVPLVLAGSTSAEAADPVIADLVKRLRQNLHYEVDDEERNVFLTGAGSEAVERALGEIDLYSQEHVTSTLSKVNVALHAQVLLHRDVDYIVRDGKVHLINDTRGRVAKLQRWPDGLQAAVEAKENVQTTESGEILDSMTVQALLSRYPTRCGMTGTAVAVAETLREFYELEVLVIPPNKENIREDEHFRLYATLEQKEAAIVEEIKTAHETGRPILVGTLDVAESERISTKLRKAGLECVVLNAKNDAEEAAIIADAGSFGRITVSTQMAGRGTDIRLGGHEGEDHDRIAELGGLYVIGSGRHSSSRLDDQLRGRAGRQGDPGGSLFFSSLQDELITQYAPDAEEPSEVDDDGRVRDKGLLHTFEHAQRVAEGVNLEIHRNTWRYNKLIEHQRDLLLKHRDVVLRTDAAFEKLGEKEGASDEVAAEAARKITLFFLDDLWTHHLTFLSDLREGIHLRALARQNPLDEFHREAIPAFNKIVPESWELAKEKYEAAKITDDGYDLADAGVKRPSSTWTYLVHDNPFGSGLEESMKGLVKMVRGQRR, from the coding sequence GTGACCACTCTCATGGCGCGCTTCAAGCAGCGGATGCGTCGGTTCGCGCAGAAACCGGCGTCGGTTGACCTCGCCCCGTTCTCGGCACAGCTCGAGGACGTGGAGAAACACGCTGACGCGTTCAAGGCGTTCAGCGACGAGGAGCTGACGGCACACGCCGTGAAGCTGCGCGAGGAGTGCACCGACACCGAGCTCGTGGCGCTGACCAGGGAGGCCGCCGAGCGCGCCATCGGGCAGCGGCCGTTCGACGTGCAGGTGCTGGGTGCGCTGGGCATGCTGAGCGGGCTCGTCGTCGAGATGGCCACCGGTGAGGGCAAGACGCTCGCCGGCGCCATGGCCGCGGCCGGGTTCGCGATCAAGGGCAAGCGCGTCCACGTGGTCAGCGTCAACGACTACCTCGCCCAGCGCGACGCCGAGTGGATGGGGCCGCTGTACCGGCTGCTCGGGGTCGAGGTGGGCTGGCTCAACGGAAGCTCGAAGCCCGAGGAGCGGCGCGAGGCCTACCAGTGCGAGGTCACCTACGCGCCGGTCAGCGAGATCGGGTTCGACATCCTGCGCGACCGGATCGTCACGAGGCCGGACGACCTGATCGTCCCCGAGCCCGAGGTCGCGCTGATCGACGAGGCCGACTCGGTGCTGGTCGACGAGGCTCGCGTGCCGCTCGTGCTGGCCGGTTCGACCAGCGCCGAGGCCGCCGACCCGGTGATCGCCGACCTGGTGAAGCGCCTTCGGCAGAACCTGCACTACGAGGTCGACGACGAGGAGCGCAACGTCTTCCTCACCGGCGCCGGCTCCGAGGCCGTGGAGCGCGCGCTCGGCGAGATCGACCTGTACTCGCAGGAGCACGTCACCTCGACGCTGTCGAAGGTCAACGTCGCCCTGCACGCGCAGGTCCTGCTGCACCGCGACGTCGACTACATCGTCCGCGACGGCAAGGTGCACCTGATCAACGACACCCGCGGCCGCGTCGCGAAGCTACAGCGGTGGCCCGACGGTCTGCAGGCCGCGGTCGAGGCCAAGGAGAACGTGCAGACCACCGAGTCCGGCGAGATCCTCGACTCGATGACCGTGCAGGCGCTGCTGTCGCGGTACCCGACCCGGTGCGGCATGACCGGTACCGCCGTCGCCGTCGCGGAGACCCTGCGCGAGTTCTACGAGCTCGAGGTGCTCGTGATCCCGCCGAACAAGGAGAACATCCGCGAGGACGAGCACTTCCGCCTCTACGCGACGCTGGAGCAGAAGGAAGCCGCGATCGTCGAGGAGATCAAGACCGCGCACGAGACCGGGCGCCCGATCCTCGTCGGCACGCTGGACGTCGCCGAGTCCGAGCGGATCTCCACGAAGCTGCGCAAGGCCGGCCTCGAGTGCGTGGTGCTCAACGCGAAGAACGACGCCGAGGAGGCGGCGATCATCGCCGACGCCGGTTCGTTCGGGCGCATCACGGTGTCGACGCAGATGGCCGGCCGCGGTACGGACATCCGCCTCGGTGGTCACGAGGGCGAGGACCACGACCGGATCGCCGAGCTCGGCGGCCTGTACGTGATCGGCTCCGGCCGGCACTCGTCCTCACGCCTCGACGACCAGCTGCGCGGTCGCGCCGGCCGGCAGGGCGACCCCGGTGGCTCGCTGTTCTTCTCGTCGCTGCAGGACGAGCTCATCACGCAGTACGCGCCCGACGCCGAGGAACCGTCCGAAGTGGACGATGACGGCCGGGTGCGCGACAAGGGCCTGCTGCACACCTTCGAGCACGCCCAGCGCGTGGCCGAGGGCGTGAACCTGGAGATCCACCGCAACACCTGGCGCTACAACAAGCTGATCGAGCACCAGCGCGACCTGCTGCTCAAGCACCGCGACGTCGTGCTGCGCACGGATGCCGCGTTCGAGAAGCTCGGCGAGAAGGAAGGCGCGTCCGACGAGGTCGCCGCGGAGGCGGCGCGCAAGATCACGCTGTTCTTCCTCGACGACCTGTGGACGCACCACCTGACGTTCCTGTCCGACCTGCGCGAGGGCATCCACCTGCGCGCGCTGGCCAGGCAGAACCCGCTCGACGAGTTCCACCGCGAGGCGATCCCGGCGTTCAACAAGATCGTGCCGGAGTCGTGGGAGCTCGCGAAGGAGAAGTACGAGGCCGCGAAGATCACCGACGACGGCTACGACCTCGCCGACGCCGGGGTCAAGCGCCCGAGCTCGACGTGGACCTACCTGGTGCACGACAACCCGTTCGGCTCCGGGCTGGAAGAGTCGATGAAGGGTCTCGTCAAGATGGTGCGCGGCCAGCGGCGCTGA
- a CDS encoding aromatic ring-hydroxylating oxygenase subunit alpha, whose amino-acid sequence MTGSLISTLAGRYYTDPAIFAEEQARIFERMWFCAVRSNDLANPGDFRTVQVGRESVLVARDRTGKLNAFLNVCRHRGARICTDEQGSVKRAFQCPYHAWTYALDGKLIAAPNLTSMPDVDRVEYGLTKVHLREWLGYAWVCLADEPPSFADDVLHAVTERLGSVEAVDGYEIDQLSVGRRIVYDVKANWKLIVENFMECYHCATIHPELTEVLPKFADGYAAQYYVGHGAEFGDEIKGFTVDGGEGFDKLAALEDERDRKYYAITVRPQVFINLVPDHVILHRMYPLAADRTVVECDWLYAKEVVATGRDVSRSVELFHRVNEQDFEACERCQPAMASRAYAQGGVLVPSEHHIGGFHAWLVQKLESAD is encoded by the coding sequence ATGACCGGCAGCCTGATCTCCACCCTTGCGGGCCGTTACTACACCGATCCGGCGATCTTCGCCGAGGAGCAGGCCAGGATCTTCGAGCGGATGTGGTTCTGCGCGGTCCGCTCGAACGACCTGGCGAACCCCGGCGACTTCCGCACCGTGCAGGTCGGTCGGGAGAGCGTGCTCGTCGCGCGGGACAGGACGGGGAAGCTCAACGCGTTCCTCAACGTCTGCCGGCACCGCGGCGCACGCATCTGCACCGACGAGCAGGGCAGCGTGAAGCGGGCGTTCCAGTGCCCGTACCACGCGTGGACCTACGCACTGGACGGCAAGTTGATCGCCGCGCCGAACCTCACCTCGATGCCCGACGTCGACCGGGTCGAGTACGGGCTGACGAAAGTGCACCTGCGGGAGTGGCTCGGCTACGCCTGGGTCTGCCTCGCCGACGAACCGCCCAGTTTCGCCGACGACGTGCTGCACGCCGTGACGGAACGGCTCGGCAGCGTGGAAGCCGTCGACGGGTACGAGATCGACCAGCTGTCCGTGGGCAGGCGGATCGTCTACGACGTCAAGGCCAACTGGAAGCTGATCGTCGAGAACTTCATGGAGTGCTACCACTGCGCGACGATCCACCCCGAGCTCACCGAGGTGCTGCCCAAGTTCGCCGACGGGTACGCGGCGCAGTACTACGTCGGGCACGGCGCCGAGTTCGGTGACGAGATCAAGGGTTTCACCGTCGACGGCGGCGAGGGCTTCGACAAACTCGCGGCGCTGGAGGACGAACGCGACCGGAAGTACTACGCGATCACCGTCAGGCCGCAGGTCTTCATCAACCTCGTGCCCGACCATGTGATCCTGCACCGCATGTACCCGCTCGCCGCCGACCGGACGGTCGTGGAGTGCGATTGGCTCTACGCCAAGGAAGTCGTGGCCACCGGCCGTGACGTCTCTCGCTCGGTCGAGCTCTTCCACCGGGTGAACGAACAGGATTTCGAAGCCTGCGAGCGATGTCAGCCCGCCATGGCGTCACGTGCGTATGCGCAGGGTGGGGTGCTGGTGCCGTCCGAGCACCACATCGGCGGGTTCCACGCCTGGCTCGTCCAGAAACTGGAATCAGCCGACTAG
- a CDS encoding MFS transporter — MVSVAPEKKTLRRLMAAGLVGSSIEWYDFFIYATAAALVFPKLFFPEATPLVALLLSFSTFWAGFIARPIGGLVFGHVGDKFGRKPALVICLAMMAGATFLIGLLPTSGSIGVGAPLLLVLLRFLQGIAVGGQWGGVVLLLTESAGANRRGFAGTFGQAGVPIGVFLGNVAFIAATTTMSQEAFASWGWRVPFLASALLFPVVLFIQLKVEDSPVFREMQERRATAPAVAQAPLKEALRSHRKHILLGAGLMFASNAIFYVSIAGVLSYATTTLGLARESVLMVSLLSSLVGIPVILYAGALSDRLGRRPLIIAGTVGMLVWAFPYFLLVDTGSLLWMFVATTVGGIASSLVYGPIAAYLGELFAPEVRYSGASLAYQLASILVSGGTPVIMTALLGATGTSLSVSAFLLLMAVVTLVSVLRLPETHQPERV; from the coding sequence GTGGTCAGTGTCGCCCCGGAAAAGAAGACCTTGCGCAGGCTCATGGCTGCCGGTCTGGTCGGGTCCAGCATTGAGTGGTACGACTTCTTCATCTACGCAACCGCAGCGGCGCTCGTCTTCCCCAAGCTCTTCTTCCCCGAGGCAACGCCGCTCGTCGCGCTGCTGCTGTCGTTCAGCACGTTCTGGGCCGGGTTCATCGCCCGTCCCATCGGCGGGCTGGTGTTCGGCCACGTCGGTGACAAGTTCGGCCGCAAGCCGGCGCTCGTCATCTGCCTGGCCATGATGGCAGGCGCGACGTTCCTGATCGGCCTGCTGCCGACCTCGGGCAGCATCGGCGTCGGCGCGCCGTTGCTGCTCGTCCTGCTGCGGTTCCTGCAGGGCATCGCGGTCGGCGGGCAGTGGGGCGGCGTCGTCCTGCTGCTCACCGAGTCGGCCGGCGCGAACCGGCGCGGCTTCGCGGGCACGTTCGGCCAGGCCGGCGTCCCGATCGGCGTGTTCCTCGGCAACGTCGCCTTCATCGCCGCCACCACGACGATGAGCCAGGAGGCGTTCGCCTCGTGGGGCTGGCGCGTGCCGTTCCTCGCCAGCGCCCTGCTGTTCCCGGTCGTGCTGTTCATCCAGCTCAAGGTCGAGGACAGCCCGGTGTTCCGCGAGATGCAGGAACGCCGCGCCACCGCACCCGCGGTCGCCCAGGCACCGCTGAAGGAGGCGCTGCGCTCGCACCGCAAGCACATCCTGCTCGGCGCTGGCCTGATGTTCGCCTCGAACGCCATCTTCTACGTCTCGATCGCCGGTGTGCTGTCCTACGCGACCACCACGCTGGGCCTGGCGCGCGAGTCCGTGCTGATGGTGAGCCTGCTGTCCTCGCTGGTCGGCATCCCGGTGATCCTCTACGCCGGGGCGCTGTCCGACCGGCTGGGCCGCCGTCCGCTGATCATCGCGGGCACGGTCGGCATGCTCGTCTGGGCGTTCCCGTACTTCCTGCTGGTCGACACGGGCTCGCTGCTGTGGATGTTCGTGGCCACGACCGTCGGCGGCATCGCGTCGTCGCTGGTCTACGGCCCGATCGCGGCCTACCTGGGTGAGCTGTTCGCGCCCGAGGTCCGCTACTCCGGTGCGTCGCTGGCCTACCAGCTGGCGTCGATCCTGGTCAGCGGTGGCACGCCGGTCATCATGACGGCGCTGCTGGGGGCGACCGGGACGTCGCTGTCGGTGTCGGCGTTCCTGCTGCTCATGGCCGTGGTGACGCTGGTGTCGGTGCTGCGCCTGCCGGAGACGCACCAGCCCGAACGGGTCTGA